One segment of Aquimarina sp. BL5 DNA contains the following:
- a CDS encoding OmpA family protein, with amino-acid sequence MGNYSFFFSPYWKTYCNIHLCVSAIVLLLFSYPCFGQDRNKQLAKADQSFEALAYINARDIYLNVANQGYSSYDLYRKLADSYYFTGELEESIQWYEKLISNFSEEIKPEYLFRYAQSLKSAERYNDADAIMERFNAVTGNDKRAKSFINKRDYLDFIEMQSGKYDLYKLTINSEYSDYAPSFDHKGQIVFASSRSKNSKVHEWNQMPFLDLFSSTIKEDHISTEEPKKLKGKINTKFHESSTSFTKDGNTVYFTRNNFTNNKLGKNRKGVVLLKLYKATLTNQRWSNITELSFNSDNYSISHPALSPDGKQLYFASDMRGTRGKSDLFVVDILPGGKYGKPKNLGDDINTEGRETFPYISDSGRLYFASDGHVGLGGLDVFVAISKEDGSYEVFNVGKPINSPKDDFSFVLNEENNTGYFASNRKGGKGNDDIYSFRQTSALITSCKEYIKGIITDSETKEPLSNVEISLIDTDGNIVSEIKSDYNGSYSFEVDCDKTYIIRASIEGFNPNDIIFRSKATYETTNKVPIDFKREKLLSTTSEPVNIGDDIVAPLQLRTIFFDLDTDEIRPDAEADLQKVIAVMKQNPNLKIEVRSHTDSRSSYWYNKRLSVKRMRATVRYIIRNGGINWRRIRGKAYGERRLINKCANGVPCTEEEHQENRRSEFIVRK; translated from the coding sequence TTGGGAAACTATTCATTCTTTTTTTCACCTTATTGGAAAACATATTGCAATATACATCTATGTGTATCTGCAATAGTATTACTATTGTTCTCATATCCCTGTTTTGGACAAGATAGAAACAAGCAACTTGCTAAAGCTGATCAAAGTTTTGAAGCATTGGCATATATTAATGCGCGTGATATTTACCTGAATGTCGCTAACCAAGGGTATTCCTCTTATGACCTATATAGGAAACTAGCTGACTCCTATTATTTCACGGGAGAACTAGAAGAATCTATACAGTGGTATGAAAAATTAATTTCGAACTTTTCTGAAGAAATAAAACCCGAGTACTTATTTAGATATGCACAAAGTTTAAAAAGTGCAGAGCGATATAATGATGCTGATGCTATTATGGAAAGATTTAACGCTGTTACCGGAAACGATAAACGAGCAAAATCGTTTATTAATAAACGAGATTATCTGGATTTTATAGAAATGCAATCAGGGAAATATGATTTATACAAATTAACAATAAACTCTGAATATTCTGATTACGCACCAAGTTTTGATCATAAAGGTCAAATTGTATTTGCTTCTTCTCGAAGCAAGAATTCTAAAGTTCATGAATGGAATCAAATGCCTTTTTTAGATCTTTTCTCTTCTACTATCAAAGAAGATCATATATCTACAGAGGAGCCAAAAAAACTAAAGGGTAAAATAAACACTAAGTTTCATGAATCTTCTACTAGTTTTACTAAAGATGGAAATACAGTATATTTCACCAGAAATAACTTTACCAATAACAAACTCGGAAAGAATAGAAAAGGTGTGGTTTTATTAAAACTATATAAAGCTACGCTAACCAACCAAAGGTGGTCCAATATTACAGAATTATCTTTTAATAGCGATAATTATTCTATTTCTCATCCTGCCTTAAGTCCAGATGGCAAGCAATTATATTTTGCCAGTGATATGAGGGGAACGAGAGGCAAGTCTGATTTATTTGTTGTTGACATTCTACCCGGAGGAAAATACGGAAAACCAAAAAACTTAGGTGATGATATTAATACAGAAGGCCGAGAGACTTTTCCTTACATAAGCGATAGTGGTCGATTGTATTTTGCCAGTGATGGACACGTTGGACTAGGCGGATTAGATGTTTTTGTAGCCATTTCCAAAGAAGATGGTAGCTACGAAGTATTCAATGTAGGCAAACCAATAAACAGCCCTAAAGATGATTTCTCTTTTGTACTAAATGAAGAAAACAATACAGGATATTTTGCCAGTAATAGAAAGGGAGGAAAAGGCAATGATGACATCTATAGTTTTAGACAAACGTCAGCATTAATTACCAGTTGCAAAGAATATATTAAGGGTATCATCACAGATAGTGAAACTAAAGAACCTTTATCTAATGTAGAAATATCTTTAATAGATACTGATGGAAATATCGTGAGCGAAATAAAATCTGATTATAACGGTTCTTATAGCTTTGAAGTTGATTGTGACAAAACATATATCATAAGAGCGTCTATTGAAGGATTTAATCCTAACGATATCATTTTTAGATCAAAAGCTACTTATGAAACAACTAATAAGGTTCCTATTGATTTTAAGAGAGAAAAATTATTATCTACCACTTCAGAGCCTGTTAATATTGGAGATGATATTGTAGCTCCATTACAGCTAAGGACTATCTTTTTTGATCTAGATACTGATGAGATCAGACCCGATGCAGAAGCTGATTTACAAAAGGTAATAGCTGTTATGAAACAAAATCCTAATCTAAAAATTGAGGTTCGTTCTCATACAGATAGTAGATCCAGTTATTGGTACAATAAAAGACTTAGTGTAAAACGCATGCGTGCCACTGTTCGCTATATTATTCGTAATGGAGGAATTAATTGGAGGCGAATTAGAGGAAAAGCCTACGGAGAGCGACGGCTTATTAATAAATGTGCTAATGGTGTTCCTTGTACAGAAGAAGAACATCAAGAAAATAGAAGAAGTGAATTTATTGTTAGAAAATAA
- a CDS encoding RNA methyltransferase — MIDNFENEFFGIGIQNGKTPENLGVLWRTAQNMGASYIFTIGNRYAKQACDTHNAVKSMPYFHYDTFQDFYNHLPKGAMLVGVELTEKAVALESFNHPKRCVYLLGAEDHGLSKTAIEKSHFLIKFTSVLSVNVAVAGSIVMYDRGINKPRFIRAVE; from the coding sequence ATGATTGATAATTTCGAAAATGAGTTTTTTGGTATTGGGATTCAAAATGGGAAGACACCAGAGAATTTAGGAGTTCTGTGGAGAACTGCACAGAATATGGGAGCAAGCTATATATTTACGATAGGCAATCGCTATGCTAAACAAGCCTGTGATACGCATAATGCTGTAAAATCAATGCCTTACTTTCATTATGATACTTTTCAGGATTTTTATAATCATCTTCCTAAAGGAGCAATGCTGGTAGGTGTAGAATTAACAGAAAAAGCGGTTGCATTAGAAAGCTTTAATCACCCAAAGCGATGCGTATATTTGCTAGGGGCAGAAGATCATGGGTTGTCCAAGACTGCTATAGAAAAATCACATTTCTTAATTAAATTTACATCAGTGTTAAGTGTTAATGTGGCTGTAGCCGGTAGTATCGTGATGTATGATAGAGGCATAAATAAACCAAGATTTATTAGAGCTGTAGAGTAG
- a CDS encoding two-component regulator propeller domain-containing protein, whose product MSPNYFSYLLLIFAIWINSIYLLSAQNNGLRAYTLEDGLPQSQVYDIIQDDIGYLWLGTRGGGLSRFNGEEFKTWNEDDGLLSNYIHSLNFANDSLFIGTRRGLSIKTKKQFLNFEGLQINKIFRIHNKVYLATNIGIHIYTPTSGLKKIQLDPKINTSIVNDIVFDGKLFWIATNKGLWKLNKIEKSASIMVRHSAYNFTTALYHKTKVFAAAINQGVLVLNTNAKSYGNKWLQGSLSVNNIAILDTELWFSTNNDGITILDATNYRLKKKINRKNGLAVSNIRKSILDRQSNIWIATSGGGFYKYSQNNFTHYNQDTGLKGNRVYAVHTFNDEIWASNSESGLIRIDSTGIHQIKQDKRLSDIKIKSITSDNRGNVWAGTEGKGLLLKEIKVKDSVIVTNKRSRNPTKDTISKKVIKNYIINKKRGLSGDWVRSIHISNDTVWAATYSSGITRFIYDYKKHKVRSVRRFSKKRGIKDLEIKHMASDGKGRIWYSTENGSIGFIKKNKVTHHRNVLDQKIAINSFVFKNNKLYLGTAGQGIWWSSLEGDLSFKKLNGEKNLYSNNIYQMIFDDEENLWVGTERGVDRIEINLLNQIKDVLHFGRNDGFLGIETCLNAITKDTEGNLWFGAIYGLTKYEPGEIGKATIKPEVHFENVEIAYQTLDSINPDIWAKNDNVLQLSPEQTELSFSYKTIDLDHPNDIEYRYKLNNTAWSPWSSEKKQNLAGLAYGAHSFSAQSRNYRWEESQPITFKIFIDSPIYEKFWFQLAMLGILLLVLTIITLLYIRKEKRKNTEEREKLQMQNHLLSLEQKALRLQMNPHFIFNVLNGIKAMGTSNPTKMNSTINTFATLLRETLYNSRKDHITLDQEMKTLKHYIEVEKLMANKPFEYTISIDSEFDPEEVLIPPMLIQPFVENAIRHGILKGNRDGKLKVFFDTDEEFLHCKILDNGLGIFQSQKAKTKTDHQSMALTVTRERLESISGKDALQIKEILEEDASVAGTEISFRIPLLTDY is encoded by the coding sequence ATGAGCCCCAATTACTTTTCTTATTTACTCCTTATTTTTGCTATATGGATAAACTCTATCTATTTATTATCTGCACAAAATAATGGTTTAAGAGCATATACATTAGAAGATGGACTTCCTCAATCACAAGTATATGATATCATACAAGACGATATTGGTTATCTATGGCTAGGAACTCGAGGTGGAGGTCTAAGCAGGTTCAATGGAGAAGAATTTAAAACATGGAATGAAGATGATGGACTATTGTCTAACTATATTCATTCTTTGAACTTTGCCAATGATAGTTTGTTTATTGGCACTAGAAGAGGACTTTCTATTAAAACCAAAAAACAATTCCTCAATTTTGAAGGGTTACAGATAAATAAAATATTTAGAATTCATAATAAAGTATATCTTGCTACTAATATTGGGATTCATATATATACTCCTACTTCCGGATTAAAAAAAATACAATTAGACCCCAAAATAAATACTAGTATCGTAAATGATATTGTATTTGATGGTAAGCTATTCTGGATTGCTACCAATAAAGGTCTCTGGAAACTAAACAAAATTGAGAAAAGTGCCAGTATTATGGTAAGACATAGTGCTTATAACTTTACTACCGCACTATATCACAAAACAAAAGTATTTGCAGCTGCCATAAATCAAGGCGTCTTAGTTTTAAACACTAACGCAAAAAGCTATGGAAATAAATGGTTACAGGGGTCATTGAGTGTTAACAATATTGCCATTCTAGATACAGAATTATGGTTTTCTACCAACAATGATGGAATCACCATATTGGATGCTACTAATTATAGATTAAAGAAAAAAATAAACCGCAAAAACGGCTTAGCAGTTTCTAATATTAGAAAAAGTATTTTAGACCGTCAATCTAACATATGGATTGCCACATCAGGAGGAGGGTTTTATAAATATTCTCAAAACAACTTTACACACTACAATCAAGATACCGGATTAAAGGGAAATCGAGTATACGCGGTTCATACATTCAATGACGAAATTTGGGCCTCTAATTCAGAGTCAGGACTTATACGAATAGATAGTACAGGAATACATCAAATCAAACAAGATAAAAGATTATCTGATATAAAAATCAAAAGCATTACTAGTGATAACAGAGGGAATGTTTGGGCAGGTACAGAAGGAAAAGGTCTTTTATTAAAAGAAATTAAGGTTAAAGATAGTGTTATAGTTACTAACAAAAGATCTAGAAACCCTACAAAAGATACGATTTCTAAAAAAGTAATTAAGAACTATATCATCAACAAAAAACGCGGGCTATCTGGAGACTGGGTGAGATCAATACATATCTCTAATGACACTGTTTGGGCGGCTACCTATTCTTCTGGAATTACAAGATTTATATATGATTATAAAAAACATAAAGTAAGATCTGTACGAAGATTCTCTAAAAAACGAGGGATAAAAGATCTGGAGATCAAACATATGGCTTCTGACGGAAAAGGCAGAATATGGTATTCTACAGAAAATGGAAGTATTGGATTTATTAAAAAGAATAAAGTCACACATCATCGCAATGTTCTTGACCAAAAAATTGCAATTAATTCTTTTGTTTTTAAAAATAACAAACTGTACCTCGGAACCGCGGGACAAGGAATATGGTGGAGCAGTTTAGAAGGAGATCTTTCTTTCAAAAAATTAAATGGGGAAAAGAATTTATATTCTAACAATATATATCAAATGATTTTTGATGACGAAGAGAATCTATGGGTTGGAACCGAACGTGGTGTGGATCGCATAGAGATTAATCTTCTGAATCAAATCAAAGATGTACTTCATTTTGGAAGAAATGATGGTTTTTTAGGAATCGAAACATGTCTTAATGCGATTACAAAAGACACAGAAGGAAACTTATGGTTTGGTGCCATTTATGGATTAACTAAATATGAACCAGGAGAGATTGGTAAAGCCACCATTAAACCTGAAGTACATTTCGAAAATGTAGAAATAGCCTATCAGACACTAGATTCTATCAATCCAGATATATGGGCTAAAAATGATAATGTATTACAATTATCTCCAGAACAAACGGAACTATCCTTTAGTTATAAAACCATTGATTTAGATCATCCTAACGATATAGAGTATCGTTATAAGCTGAATAATACTGCCTGGAGTCCTTGGTCATCAGAAAAAAAACAAAATCTGGCAGGTTTGGCTTATGGAGCACATTCTTTCTCTGCTCAATCCAGAAATTATCGATGGGAAGAAAGCCAACCTATTACTTTCAAAATATTTATCGATAGTCCTATTTATGAAAAGTTTTGGTTTCAACTCGCCATGCTTGGAATTTTACTTTTGGTATTGACAATTATTACCTTGTTATATATCAGAAAAGAAAAAAGAAAAAATACCGAAGAACGGGAGAAGCTACAAATGCAGAACCATTTACTCTCTTTAGAACAAAAAGCATTGCGTCTACAAATGAATCCTCATTTTATTTTTAATGTTCTAAATGGTATCAAAGCTATGGGAACGAGTAACCCAACTAAAATGAACAGTACCATTAATACTTTTGCTACACTTCTTAGAGAAACTCTATATAATTCCAGAAAAGATCACATTACACTTGATCAGGAAATGAAGACACTAAAACATTATATAGAAGTAGAAAAACTAATGGCTAATAAGCCTTTTGAGTATACAATTTCTATAGACTCAGAATTTGATCCAGAAGAAGTTTTAATCCCACCGATGCTTATTCAACCTTTTGTAGAAAACGCAATACGACATGGTATCCTGAAAGGAAACAGAGATGGAAAATTAAAAGTATTTTTTGATACTGATGAAGAATTCTTACATTGTAAAATATTAGATAATGGATTGGGTATTTTTCAATCTCAAAAAGCAAAGACCAAAACTGATCACCAATCCATGGCTCTGACGGTAACTAGAGAAAGATTAGAATCAATCTCAGGAAAAGATGCGCTACAGATAAAAGAAATTCTAGAAGAAGATGCATCGGTAGCCGGAACCGAAATATCGTTCAGAATACCATTATTAACAGACTATTAA
- a CDS encoding sodium:alanine symporter family protein, producing the protein MIKTLETAIAAFSSWIWDWPLLTLLIGGGLFFLIYSGFTPFLYFRHAINILRGKYDNENAPGQLSHFQALSSAIAATVGMGNISGVAIALVMGGPGAIFWMWISALIGMATKFYTCTLAVMYRSESEEGTTLSGPMYVITEGLGKRWKPLAVFFALAGLIGTLPAFTANQLTQTLVDVLDWSDSDKFYIGLVLAVIASFVILGGIKRIGLVASKLVPIMVILYFITVFAILILQINKVPEMFVLIFSDAFSGEAAAGGALGYLIKTGVKRAAFSNEAGIGTAPMMHGTAKTNEPIREGLVAMIGPAIDTLLVCTLTALAILSTGVWQHSDGNGISLTLQAFNSVLPYGIGDGVVIIMVLVFAFSTLFSYSYYGVTCLGFLTKPKYGKYYNYIYIVSIVVAAVVKIDFAINLIDSAFALMAIPTVISGLLLAPEVNKKAKIYFLEINSKRK; encoded by the coding sequence ATGATTAAAACCTTAGAAACAGCAATTGCAGCATTTAGTTCCTGGATATGGGATTGGCCTTTACTAACCCTTTTGATTGGTGGAGGACTATTTTTTTTGATATATTCTGGTTTTACACCTTTTTTATACTTCAGACATGCTATTAATATTCTTAGAGGAAAATATGATAATGAAAATGCTCCAGGACAATTAAGTCATTTTCAGGCATTATCATCGGCAATTGCCGCAACCGTAGGGATGGGAAATATTAGTGGAGTAGCAATTGCATTGGTTATGGGTGGTCCGGGAGCTATTTTCTGGATGTGGATCAGTGCATTGATTGGTATGGCGACTAAGTTTTATACGTGTACACTAGCGGTTATGTATAGATCCGAAAGTGAAGAAGGAACCACACTTAGTGGTCCGATGTATGTAATAACAGAAGGATTAGGAAAACGTTGGAAACCATTAGCTGTTTTCTTTGCATTAGCAGGATTGATAGGAACATTACCTGCTTTTACAGCAAATCAACTTACACAAACATTAGTGGATGTATTAGATTGGAGCGATAGCGATAAATTCTATATAGGTCTTGTTCTAGCTGTTATTGCATCTTTTGTAATTCTTGGGGGAATTAAAAGGATCGGTTTGGTTGCAAGTAAACTAGTACCTATTATGGTGATTTTATACTTCATCACAGTGTTTGCTATTCTGATATTACAAATTAATAAAGTACCTGAGATGTTTGTCTTAATTTTTTCTGATGCTTTCTCTGGCGAAGCCGCAGCAGGAGGTGCTTTAGGTTATTTAATTAAAACCGGTGTAAAACGAGCGGCTTTTTCTAACGAAGCTGGAATTGGTACTGCTCCGATGATGCATGGAACTGCCAAAACGAACGAACCCATTCGGGAGGGTTTAGTAGCTATGATTGGTCCAGCGATTGATACGTTGCTGGTCTGTACATTAACTGCATTGGCAATTTTATCAACGGGAGTGTGGCAACATTCTGATGGGAATGGGATTTCTTTGACATTACAAGCATTTAATTCGGTTTTACCATATGGAATAGGGGATGGTGTTGTAATAATTATGGTGCTAGTCTTTGCTTTTTCTACTTTGTTTTCTTACTCTTATTATGGAGTAACCTGTTTAGGATTTTTAACCAAGCCAAAATATGGAAAGTACTACAATTATATTTATATAGTATCTATAGTAGTCGCAGCAGTAGTCAAGATAGATTTTGCTATTAACTTAATTGACAGCGCATTTGCATTAATGGCAATTCCTACCGTTATTTCTGGTTTGTTATTAGCTCCTGAAGTTAATAAAAAAGCAAAGATTTACTTTCTTGAAATTAATTCTAAAAGAAAGTAA
- the era gene encoding GTPase Era, producing MSHKAGFVNIIGNPNVGKSTLMNAFVGERLSIITSKAQTTRHRILGIVNGEDFQVILSDTPGIIKPAYELQESMMGFVKSAFEDADVLIYMVEIGEKELKDEAFFNKITNAKIPVFLLLNKIDQSNQEQLEEQVQFWAEKVPNAELYPISALENFNVKEVFGRIIELLPDSPPFYPKDQLTDKPERFFVNEAIREKILMHYKKEIPYSVEVETEEFFEDEKIIRIRSVIMVERDSQKGIVIGHKGAALKRVGVEARRELEKFFGKQIHIELYVKVNKNWRNNERQLKRFGYNR from the coding sequence ATGAGTCATAAAGCTGGTTTTGTAAATATTATAGGAAATCCTAATGTCGGAAAGTCCACTTTAATGAATGCTTTTGTTGGAGAAAGATTATCCATTATTACTTCTAAGGCGCAAACTACAAGGCATCGAATTCTTGGTATTGTAAATGGTGAAGATTTTCAGGTGATTTTATCGGACACTCCGGGGATTATTAAACCAGCATATGAGCTACAAGAATCCATGATGGGATTTGTGAAATCTGCTTTCGAAGATGCAGATGTTCTCATCTATATGGTAGAAATAGGAGAAAAAGAACTGAAAGACGAAGCATTTTTTAATAAGATCACGAATGCAAAGATTCCAGTATTTTTATTGTTAAATAAGATTGATCAATCTAATCAGGAACAATTAGAGGAGCAAGTGCAATTTTGGGCGGAGAAAGTACCTAATGCGGAATTGTATCCGATTTCAGCTTTAGAGAACTTCAACGTTAAAGAAGTATTTGGAAGAATCATTGAATTATTGCCTGATTCACCGCCTTTTTACCCGAAAGATCAGCTAACAGATAAGCCAGAACGTTTTTTCGTAAACGAAGCTATTCGCGAAAAAATCTTAATGCATTACAAAAAAGAAATTCCATATTCTGTAGAAGTTGAAACCGAAGAGTTTTTTGAGGATGAGAAAATTATAAGAATAAGATCGGTAATTATGGTAGAGCGTGATTCTCAGAAGGGAATTGTTATAGGCCATAAGGGTGCTGCGCTTAAAAGAGTTGGAGTAGAGGCTCGAAGAGAATTAGAGAAGTTTTTTGGAAAACAAATTCATATTGAGTTGTATGTAAAGGTTAATAAAAACTGGCGTAATAACGAACGTCAATTAAAACGATTTGGCTACAATCGATAA